Proteins encoded together in one Catenulispora sp. EB89 window:
- a CDS encoding nuclear transport factor 2 family protein, whose translation MTESRPPFPPFDMDSALQKVQAAEDAWNTRDPHKVALAYTPDSVWRNRDVHLTGREAIVEFLTAKWERELDYALRKALWGFRGNRMAVRFQYEWHDAQGQWWRSYGNELWEFDPAGLMSRREASINDRPITASERRVFGPRPASEHGTELPVW comes from the coding sequence ATGACCGAATCCCGACCCCCGTTCCCGCCGTTCGACATGGATTCGGCACTGCAGAAAGTGCAGGCCGCCGAAGACGCGTGGAACACCCGCGACCCGCACAAGGTCGCCCTGGCCTACACACCGGACTCGGTATGGCGCAACCGCGACGTGCACCTGACCGGCCGTGAGGCGATCGTGGAGTTCCTGACCGCCAAGTGGGAACGCGAACTGGACTACGCACTGCGCAAAGCCCTGTGGGGTTTCCGCGGCAACCGCATGGCCGTGCGCTTCCAGTACGAGTGGCACGACGCGCAGGGCCAGTGGTGGCGCAGCTACGGCAACGAACTGTGGGAGTTCGACCCGGCGGGCCTGATGAGCCGCCGCGAGGCCTCGATCAACGACCGCCCCATCACCGCCTCGGAGCGAAGGGTGTTCGGCCCGCGCCCGGCATCAGAACACGGAACCGAACTCCCCGTGTGGTGA